A single Natrinema pellirubrum DSM 15624 DNA region contains:
- the lrp gene encoding HTH-type transcriptional regulator Lrp, whose protein sequence is MTYENLDAKLVNALLGDGRASLRSLAEELDVSVTTVSNHLSDLEEQGVIEGYTPRVDYDAVGYDVTAVIQLQVEGNALPDVTDTLRDHRQMTSVYEVTGDYDVIAIGKFEDTDGMNDQIKQLLTDPDIKASNTSVVLNAVSENEQFELEVEGEE, encoded by the coding sequence ATGACGTACGAAAATCTCGATGCAAAACTAGTGAATGCACTTCTCGGTGACGGCCGGGCGAGCCTGCGAAGCCTCGCGGAGGAACTCGACGTGTCCGTGACCACCGTCTCGAACCACCTCTCCGATCTCGAGGAGCAAGGCGTGATCGAGGGCTACACCCCGCGGGTGGATTACGACGCGGTCGGCTACGACGTGACTGCCGTGATCCAACTGCAGGTCGAGGGGAACGCCCTCCCCGACGTCACCGACACGCTGCGCGATCACCGCCAGATGACCAGCGTCTACGAGGTCACCGGCGACTACGACGTGATCGCCATCGGCAAGTTCGAGGACACCGATGGGATGAACGACCAGATCAAGCAACTGCTGACCGATCCCGATATCAAGGCCTCGAACACGAGCGTCGTTCTCAACGCCGTGAGCGAGAACGAACAGTTCGAACTCGAGGTCGAAGGCGAAGAGTAA
- the glnA gene encoding type I glutamate--ammonia ligase, protein MTSGNLSETEQAVLDEIEEQDVDFLRLQFTDILGTVKNVSVPARQAEKAFTEGIYFDGSSIEGFVRIQESDMRLKPDPETFAILPWRQKDDSAAARMICDVYDTTTGEPFEGDPRRVLKNALDRAEEMGYMVNAAPEPEFFLFEEDEDGRATTKTNDAGGYFDLAPKDLASDVRRDIIYGLEEMGFEVEASHHEVAEGQHEINFTYDDALATADNVGTFRTVVRAIAAQHDLHATFMPKPIPRINGSGMHTHLSLFTEDGENAFHDEDDEFNLSDEAHAFTAGILEHAPAITAIANPTVNSYKRLVPGYEAPVYVAWSDRNRSALIRKPAARTPAASRVELRSPDPSCNPYLALAVMIHAGLDGIENDLDCPDPVRENIYEFDEAKREEYGINTLPSNLGEAVDALEEDEAIYNALGDHVAPKFVEAKRQEFEDYLVDVSDWELDRYLETF, encoded by the coding sequence ATGACAAGCGGAAACCTCTCTGAAACCGAACAAGCGGTATTGGACGAGATCGAGGAGCAAGACGTCGACTTCCTCCGACTACAGTTTACCGACATTCTGGGCACAGTCAAGAACGTCTCCGTGCCGGCCCGCCAGGCCGAGAAGGCCTTCACCGAGGGGATCTACTTCGACGGTTCTTCTATCGAAGGCTTCGTTCGCATTCAGGAGTCGGACATGCGACTCAAGCCCGACCCCGAGACGTTCGCGATCCTCCCGTGGCGCCAGAAGGACGACAGTGCCGCCGCCCGAATGATCTGTGACGTCTACGACACGACCACGGGCGAACCCTTCGAGGGCGATCCGCGCCGCGTTCTCAAGAACGCACTCGACCGCGCCGAGGAGATGGGCTACATGGTCAACGCCGCACCCGAACCGGAGTTCTTCCTGTTCGAGGAGGACGAGGACGGCCGCGCCACGACCAAGACCAACGACGCCGGCGGCTACTTCGACCTCGCGCCGAAGGACCTCGCCAGCGATGTCCGCCGCGACATCATCTACGGCCTCGAGGAGATGGGCTTCGAGGTCGAGGCCAGCCACCACGAGGTCGCCGAGGGCCAACACGAGATCAACTTCACCTACGACGACGCACTCGCGACGGCCGACAACGTCGGCACCTTCCGGACCGTCGTTCGTGCGATCGCCGCCCAGCACGACCTGCACGCGACGTTCATGCCCAAGCCGATCCCGCGTATCAACGGCTCGGGGATGCACACGCACCTCTCGCTGTTCACCGAGGACGGCGAGAACGCCTTCCACGACGAGGACGACGAGTTCAACCTGAGCGACGAGGCCCACGCCTTCACCGCCGGGATCCTCGAACACGCGCCGGCGATCACGGCGATCGCGAACCCGACCGTCAACAGCTACAAGCGCCTGGTGCCCGGCTACGAGGCGCCCGTCTACGTCGCCTGGTCGGACCGCAACCGCTCGGCGCTGATCCGCAAACCGGCGGCCCGAACGCCGGCGGCCTCGCGCGTCGAACTGCGCTCGCCCGACCCGTCCTGTAACCCGTATCTCGCGCTCGCCGTCATGATCCACGCCGGCCTCGACGGCATCGAGAACGATCTCGACTGCCCCGACCCGGTCCGCGAGAACATCTACGAGTTCGACGAGGCAAAACGCGAGGAGTACGGCATCAACACGCTGCCCTCGAACCTCGGCGAGGCCGTCGACGCCCTCGAGGAGGACGAGGCCATCTACAACGCGCTGGGCGACCACGTCGCGCCCAAGTTCGTCGAAGCGAAGCGACAGGAGTTCGAGGACTACCTCGTCGACGTCTCCGACTGGGAACTCGACCGCTACCTCGAGACGTTCTGA
- a CDS encoding gamma carbonic anhydrase family protein, translating to MVDSRTYAFEDDRPTIDDTARVSSEATLVGDVEVAADASVWPGVVLRGDVGPVRVGRETHVGDNATIHASRLASEVMVGHGAVLNETSVEKRSLIGFNATINTGVTIGTGSIVAAGTVVPDEYTIPPDSFVRGVPAEITPLEDTGIDAAAILDDYSSGEYTNLAQRHEELFD from the coding sequence ATGGTCGACAGCAGGACCTACGCGTTCGAGGACGACCGGCCGACGATCGACGACACGGCCCGCGTTAGCAGCGAGGCGACCCTCGTCGGTGACGTCGAGGTTGCGGCGGACGCGAGCGTCTGGCCCGGCGTCGTGCTACGTGGCGACGTCGGTCCCGTCCGGGTCGGCCGGGAAACGCACGTCGGGGACAACGCGACGATCCACGCCTCGCGACTCGCGAGCGAAGTCATGGTCGGTCACGGGGCCGTCCTCAACGAGACGTCCGTCGAGAAGCGATCGCTGATCGGGTTCAACGCGACGATAAACACCGGCGTGACGATCGGCACCGGCAGCATCGTCGCCGCTGGCACCGTCGTCCCCGACGAGTATACGATCCCGCCTGACTCGTTCGTTCGCGGCGTCCCTGCGGAGATCACGCCGCTCGAGGACACCGGGATCGACGCGGCGGCGATCCTCGACGACTACTCGTCGGGCGAGTACACGAACCTGGCCCAGCGCCACGAGGAACTGTTCGATTGA
- the ygfZ gene encoding CAF17-like 4Fe-4S cluster assembly/insertion protein YgfZ, producing MSVIESIHEDHGATFGERADRTIVDHFGRPERTHRAVRNGVGLFEPAYGVIVVEGDDRVEYVDNVVSNRVPAEDGEGCYALVLDPQGGIEVELYVYNAGERLLLFTQPETAEPLAEEWSEKVFIQDVEIRVATDDYGIFGIHGPQATEKIASVLNGAASPDRPLSFVRGTMGDEGVTVVRTDALTGEESFDVICAADDAEAVYDTLLNHGLNAAPFGYRTFESLALEAGTPLFHTELEGELPNVLGLRNALDFEKGCYVGQEVVSRVENRGQPSRRLVGLTLEGETVPEGGAAVFDGDASVGEVTRAGESPMLEEIIALAVVDYGLESDDLTVRIDGEEVAATRTELPFVEGSDRSARLPEY from the coding sequence ATGAGCGTCATCGAGTCCATCCACGAGGATCACGGGGCCACGTTCGGGGAGCGCGCCGACCGGACGATCGTCGACCACTTCGGGCGTCCCGAACGAACCCATCGCGCGGTCCGCAACGGCGTCGGACTGTTCGAACCGGCCTACGGCGTGATCGTCGTGGAGGGCGACGATCGCGTCGAATACGTCGACAACGTGGTCTCGAACCGGGTCCCCGCCGAGGACGGCGAGGGCTGTTACGCGCTCGTCCTCGACCCACAGGGCGGGATCGAGGTCGAACTCTACGTCTACAACGCGGGCGAGCGACTGCTGCTTTTCACCCAGCCCGAAACCGCCGAACCGCTGGCCGAGGAGTGGTCGGAGAAGGTGTTCATTCAGGACGTCGAGATCCGGGTCGCGACCGACGATTACGGGATCTTCGGCATCCACGGTCCGCAAGCGACCGAGAAGATCGCCAGCGTTCTCAACGGGGCCGCCTCGCCCGATCGCCCGCTTTCGTTCGTCCGCGGGACGATGGGCGACGAAGGGGTCACAGTTGTCCGGACCGACGCGCTGACCGGCGAGGAGAGTTTCGACGTGATCTGTGCGGCCGACGACGCCGAAGCGGTCTACGACACGCTGCTCAACCACGGCCTCAACGCCGCCCCCTTCGGCTACCGGACCTTCGAGAGCCTCGCGCTCGAGGCCGGGACCCCCCTGTTCCACACCGAACTCGAGGGGGAGCTGCCGAACGTCCTCGGCCTCCGAAACGCCTTGGACTTCGAGAAGGGCTGTTACGTCGGTCAAGAAGTCGTCTCCCGCGTCGAGAACCGTGGCCAGCCGAGTCGGCGGCTCGTCGGACTGACGCTCGAGGGCGAGACCGTCCCCGAGGGCGGCGCGGCCGTCTTCGACGGCGACGCCTCGGTCGGCGAGGTGACCCGCGCGGGCGAGAGCCCGATGCTCGAGGAGATCATCGCACTCGCCGTCGTCGACTACGGCCTCGAGAGCGACGACCTGACGGTCCGAATCGATGGCGAGGAGGTCGCCGCAACGCGGACCGAACTGCCATTCGTCGAGGGATCGGACCGGTCGGCGCGGCTGCCGGAATACTAG
- a CDS encoding DUF6432 family protein: MRAKREYRNRERTEVAVLDALVDRAEDGMTVFELRAAVEVDIDELEDALATLKEDDLIAVDSGSETVIKPADRVVPDEPTDEDDDESFGEWLRDRLPF, from the coding sequence ATGAGAGCAAAGCGGGAGTACCGGAACCGGGAGAGGACGGAGGTGGCGGTACTCGACGCCTTGGTCGACCGCGCCGAGGACGGAATGACGGTCTTCGAACTCCGGGCGGCCGTCGAGGTCGACATCGACGAACTCGAGGACGCCCTGGCGACGCTCAAAGAGGACGACCTGATCGCCGTCGACTCGGGCTCGGAGACGGTGATCAAACCCGCCGACCGCGTCGTTCCCGACGAGCCGACCGACGAGGACGACGACGAGTCGTTCGGCGAGTGGCTTCGCGACCGGCTGCCTTTTTGA
- a CDS encoding DUF7093 family protein, with protein MVLRCSLLGHDFGETEVEREREERGSEVVVTVQEYEECARCGERNVISENTEVTSLSAGTDADSPPAEPDTEPPEPALASDSDPIDGEEDAEFIDADEPATAAAGPATADPADTDDADQTAADPAAPDLEAAEPDPAGVDDEIDLPTDENGNPVTDDGEILEDDDEPVADPDRDRERGEWPDSDDVGPPADETNEPTDWPDDGPAGADDAADAGAEVDPAAIEDDAVLLDDEPDDPVGGADAAEAAADARSVTAEPPTQDATEAAADVASESGTGIERAESVPTPAEGDSGPGEDVPTEFYCPRCEYIAAGDRGSLRAGDICPDCRKGYLSERERR; from the coding sequence ATGGTCCTGCGATGTTCGCTGCTCGGACACGACTTCGGCGAGACCGAGGTCGAACGCGAGCGCGAAGAACGGGGCAGCGAGGTCGTCGTAACCGTCCAGGAGTACGAGGAGTGTGCCCGCTGTGGCGAGCGCAACGTCATCAGCGAGAACACCGAAGTAACGAGCCTCTCCGCCGGGACGGACGCCGACTCTCCCCCCGCCGAGCCCGATACCGAACCGCCCGAACCAGCACTCGCGTCCGACTCCGATCCGATCGACGGCGAGGAGGACGCCGAGTTCATCGATGCCGACGAACCCGCGACGGCGGCCGCCGGCCCCGCAACCGCCGATCCGGCCGACACGGACGACGCCGACCAGACTGCGGCCGACCCGGCCGCCCCTGACCTCGAGGCGGCCGAGCCCGACCCGGCCGGAGTCGACGACGAGATCGATCTCCCGACCGACGAGAACGGCAATCCGGTCACCGACGACGGCGAGATCCTCGAGGACGACGACGAACCGGTCGCCGATCCCGACCGTGACCGCGAACGCGGCGAGTGGCCCGACTCCGACGACGTCGGTCCGCCGGCGGACGAGACGAACGAACCGACCGACTGGCCCGACGACGGCCCTGCAGGTGCCGACGACGCGGCCGACGCCGGTGCCGAGGTCGATCCGGCCGCGATCGAGGACGACGCCGTCCTCCTCGACGACGAGCCGGACGACCCCGTCGGCGGTGCTGACGCCGCCGAGGCCGCTGCCGACGCCCGCTCCGTGACTGCCGAGCCGCCGACGCAGGACGCGACCGAGGCTGCCGCCGACGTCGCGTCGGAATCGGGGACCGGCATCGAGCGAGCCGAGTCGGTCCCGACGCCCGCCGAGGGCGACAGCGGTCCCGGCGAGGACGTGCCGACCGAGTTCTACTGCCCCCGGTGTGAGTACATCGCTGCCGGCGATCGGGGCTCGTTGCGGGCCGGCGACATCTGTCCCGACTGCCGGAAGGGATATCTCAGCGAACGCGAGCGGCGTTGA
- a CDS encoding DUF5611 family protein, producing MKEYKMRRGEYLEERIPDMESTVEDYFGPITGTEEYKGSDLYLIDEPDNPVFEKIVVGAVEYSGKKDKLGVEFNERDPTELGPDELEAAADAVDIKNDFLLEATGRDAKARRDSMKRKVEDDPDHDFD from the coding sequence ATGAAGGAGTACAAGATGCGTCGCGGTGAATATCTCGAGGAGCGCATTCCGGATATGGAGTCGACGGTCGAGGACTACTTCGGCCCGATCACCGGCACCGAGGAGTACAAGGGCAGCGACCTCTACCTCATCGACGAGCCGGACAACCCGGTCTTCGAGAAGATCGTCGTCGGTGCTGTCGAGTACTCCGGCAAGAAGGACAAACTCGGCGTCGAGTTCAACGAGCGCGACCCCACCGAACTCGGCCCCGACGAACTCGAGGCCGCGGCCGACGCCGTCGACATCAAGAACGACTTCCTGCTCGAGGCGACCGGCCGTGACGCCAAGGCACGACGCGACTCGATGAAGCGGAAAGTCGAGGACGACCCGGATCACGATTTCGATTAA
- a CDS encoding dicarboxylate/amino acid:cation symporter yields MSTTQESLPRRTWEQYRSIPIIYRIAVAFVLGTALGAIAGERAAVLSPLGDLFLRLLEMLIIPLIVFTLLGGMRKLTPSKLGKVGGLTVALYAATTTIAALIGLAVANLFDPGTAVEFTGGEAQQAEPPSVSEVVLGIVPENPLAAMVNGEILATIFVVVVFGLALTIVRESTTEEPIADAIDGFFGFIDAGTQALFTIVWGVMEYGVVGVFALMATAIGTEGLGAIVQLGALVGVIAIGIAIHMTVTYLGVMTVGILGQSPLAFLDGAKDAMVTAFTIRSSSGTLPVTITDAERNLRIDESVYGFGLPLGATINMDGAAIRQAVTVVFAANMVGVSLGLGDQLIVLATVILISIGTAGVPGAGLIMLTVILNAVGLPLEIVGFVAGVDPILGRIATTNNVTGDLAVASVVGKWTDGIDLTEGVWADGSQASGDGEDGVAAGD; encoded by the coding sequence ATGAGTACGACGCAGGAGTCGTTGCCACGACGAACGTGGGAGCAGTATCGCTCGATTCCGATCATTTACCGTATTGCGGTCGCGTTCGTCCTCGGGACCGCACTCGGGGCCATCGCCGGCGAACGCGCTGCCGTTCTCAGCCCGCTTGGTGATCTCTTCTTGCGGTTGCTCGAGATGCTGATCATCCCGTTGATCGTCTTTACGCTGCTTGGCGGGATGCGCAAGCTGACGCCGTCGAAACTCGGGAAGGTCGGCGGACTGACCGTCGCACTCTATGCCGCGACGACGACGATCGCGGCCCTGATCGGGCTGGCAGTCGCGAACCTGTTCGATCCCGGAACGGCCGTGGAGTTCACCGGTGGCGAGGCCCAGCAGGCCGAACCGCCGTCGGTCTCCGAGGTCGTCCTCGGTATCGTCCCCGAGAATCCGCTGGCCGCGATGGTCAACGGTGAGATTCTGGCGACGATCTTCGTCGTCGTCGTCTTCGGGTTGGCGTTGACGATCGTCCGCGAGTCGACGACCGAGGAGCCGATCGCGGACGCGATCGACGGCTTCTTCGGGTTTATCGACGCCGGTACACAGGCGCTGTTCACGATCGTCTGGGGCGTCATGGAGTACGGCGTCGTCGGCGTCTTCGCGCTCATGGCCACCGCGATCGGGACCGAAGGCCTGGGCGCGATCGTGCAACTGGGCGCGCTCGTCGGCGTCATCGCGATCGGCATCGCGATCCACATGACCGTTACCTACCTGGGCGTGATGACCGTCGGTATCCTCGGTCAGTCACCGCTCGCGTTTCTCGACGGCGCGAAAGACGCGATGGTGACGGCCTTTACGATCCGTTCCTCGAGCGGGACGCTGCCGGTGACGATCACCGACGCCGAACGGAACCTGCGCATCGACGAGTCGGTCTACGGCTTCGGCCTCCCGCTCGGGGCGACGATCAACATGGACGGGGCGGCGATCAGACAGGCCGTCACGGTGGTCTTCGCCGCGAACATGGTCGGCGTGTCGCTCGGCCTCGGCGATCAGTTGATCGTCCTCGCGACCGTGATCCTGATCAGTATCGGCACCGCCGGGGTCCCCGGGGCCGGGCTCATCATGCTGACCGTTATTCTGAACGCCGTTGGACTCCCCCTCGAGATCGTCGGCTTCGTCGCGGGGGTCGACCCGATCCTCGGCCGGATCGCGACGACGAACAACGTCACCGGCGACCTCGCGGTCGCGTCGGTCGTCGGCAAGTGGACCGACGGGATCGACCTCACTGAGGGGGTCTGGGCCGACGGCTCGCAAGCCAGTGGCGACGGCGAGGACGGCGTCGCAGCCGGTGACTGA
- a CDS encoding heme-binding protein, with protein sequence MERRRPPQTEEGWYVLHDFRSIDWDAWRAAPERRRERAIEEGIDYLEASEAVDDADEGDSATFAVLGHKADLLVLHLRPTLGDIDALERQFEHTALAEFTERADSYVSVTEVSGYMSEDYFDEDSEVEDAGLERYIESRLKPEIPDSEFLSFYPMSKRRGPDHNWYELPFDERADYLANHGEIGKDYAGRVTQIITGSVGLDDFEWGVTLFGDDPTDVKELLYEMRFDPSSSRFAEFGRFLSARRFPPEDLGAFLAGDRVPAEGEGSHPHAGGDAEGHHGGSDGHHHGDDSGSGHGDESGGVRDELEDEGIYAGQPHGEDVHAVVLYSAADPDELFAEVDGYRENFDHYDTHVKTAVYEPQDTDSETAVVSLWDTERAANTAAGFLAELPEVVRQAGDDEDDSWGTMGMFYTVKPDHRGDFVETFDDVGGVLADMDGHRKTDLLVNREDENDMFIASRWDSREDAMTFFRSDAFSETVEFGRDVLADRPRHVFLA encoded by the coding sequence ATGGAACGACGGCGACCACCACAGACCGAAGAAGGCTGGTACGTTCTCCACGATTTCCGGTCGATCGACTGGGACGCCTGGCGAGCCGCCCCGGAGCGGCGACGTGAGCGGGCTATCGAGGAAGGTATCGACTACCTCGAGGCCAGCGAGGCCGTCGACGACGCCGACGAGGGCGATTCGGCGACGTTCGCCGTCCTCGGCCACAAGGCCGACCTGCTCGTCCTCCATCTCCGTCCCACCCTCGGCGATATCGACGCACTCGAGCGGCAGTTCGAACACACTGCGCTCGCGGAGTTCACCGAGCGAGCCGACTCCTACGTGTCGGTCACGGAGGTCTCGGGCTACATGTCCGAGGACTACTTCGACGAGGACAGCGAGGTCGAAGACGCCGGCCTCGAGCGCTACATCGAGTCCCGGCTCAAACCCGAGATTCCCGACAGCGAGTTCCTGAGCTTCTACCCGATGAGCAAGCGCCGCGGGCCGGACCACAACTGGTACGAACTGCCCTTCGACGAGCGGGCGGACTACCTCGCGAACCACGGCGAGATCGGCAAGGACTACGCCGGCCGCGTCACCCAGATCATCACCGGCAGCGTCGGGCTCGACGACTTCGAGTGGGGTGTGACCCTGTTCGGTGACGACCCGACCGACGTCAAGGAACTGCTCTACGAGATGCGCTTTGACCCCTCGAGTTCCCGCTTCGCCGAGTTCGGGCGGTTCCTCTCGGCACGGCGGTTCCCGCCGGAAGATCTCGGGGCCTTCCTCGCCGGCGACCGCGTGCCGGCCGAGGGCGAGGGGTCCCATCCCCACGCCGGCGGTGACGCCGAGGGACACCACGGCGGCTCCGACGGACATCATCACGGCGACGACTCGGGATCGGGCCACGGCGACGAGAGCGGCGGTGTCCGCGATGAACTCGAGGACGAGGGCATCTACGCGGGCCAGCCCCACGGCGAGGACGTCCACGCGGTCGTCCTTTACTCGGCGGCCGACCCCGACGAACTGTTCGCGGAGGTCGACGGCTACCGGGAGAACTTCGACCACTACGACACCCACGTGAAGACGGCGGTCTACGAGCCCCAGGATACCGACAGCGAAACCGCCGTCGTCAGCCTCTGGGATACCGAACGGGCCGCGAACACGGCCGCCGGATTCCTCGCCGAGTTACCCGAAGTCGTCCGACAGGCCGGTGACGACGAGGACGATTCGTGGGGGACGATGGGGATGTTCTACACCGTCAAACCGGACCACCGCGGGGACTTCGTCGAAACCTTCGACGACGTCGGTGGCGTTCTCGCCGACATGGACGGCCACCGTAAGACCGACCTGCTTGTCAACCGCGAGGACGAAAACGACATGTTCATCGCCAGCCGCTGGGACTCCCGGGAGGACGCCATGACGTTCTTCCGGAGCGACGCCTTCTCGGAGACCGTCGAGTTCGGACGGGACGTCCTCGCGGACCGACCGCGACACGTCTTCCTGGCCTGA
- a CDS encoding PadR family transcriptional regulator, with protein MRKSGPPKGLIAYLVLELLAEKPRYGYEILKEICEISGGHWEPSYGSVYPILYKFEDKGWAERIEREDEPDRKYFELTAEGRAELEERRETGAEKARDFADVILGFFHVYAAFSTDDRFDIPPMEGEWHFDEAFSRWVVEQVVRHYEHYFDTEFERLEATPEEFYERHGVEYEE; from the coding sequence ATGCGGAAAAGTGGCCCGCCGAAAGGACTCATCGCCTATCTCGTCCTCGAGCTTCTCGCGGAGAAACCACGGTACGGATACGAGATCTTGAAGGAGATCTGTGAGATCAGCGGCGGTCACTGGGAGCCATCCTACGGCTCGGTCTACCCCATCCTCTATAAGTTCGAGGACAAGGGCTGGGCCGAGCGCATCGAACGCGAGGACGAACCCGACCGAAAGTACTTCGAACTGACCGCCGAGGGTCGGGCGGAACTCGAGGAGCGGCGCGAAACGGGCGCGGAGAAGGCCCGTGACTTCGCGGACGTCATCCTTGGCTTTTTCCACGTCTATGCCGCCTTCTCGACGGACGACCGGTTCGACATTCCCCCAATGGAGGGTGAGTGGCACTTCGACGAGGCGTTCAGCCGCTGGGTCGTCGAACAGGTCGTCCGCCACTACGAACACTACTTCGATACCGAGTTCGAACGCCTCGAGGCGACGCCCGAGGAGTTCTACGAGCGCCACGGCGTCGAGTACGAGGAGTGA
- a CDS encoding site-2 protease family protein — protein MDHGSLGFVSPPAIYGSELLTWALIGLLCYWAAIVGLRNAGRLPDYVGTQGPILTLHTKRGRALLDRLARPKRFWRAWSNLGVGIALVVMIGMFVFLLQAAITALSTPEMATSAVRQPRNVLVIPGVNDFLPLSATPGIVFGLLVGLVVHEGGHGLLCRVEDIDIDSMGIAMLAVLPVGAFVEPDQESSKSASRGGQTRMFAAGVTNNFAITLLAFALLFGPVVGSIGVASGAAVGGVAPDSPADDAGIEPNDRITAINGTAVETNDDLADRLEATSGERVAVELNGEETVTVDRSLLVTAAIDDGPTGLSTGDEIRAVDGQTVATERGFFDAVGENERVNLTIDPADGGDRIERTVAVGAAVSVVEDEPLEAETGPTDETMVITRFDGERVHSYAELADLLEDTEPGQEVAVAGYIGDERGSYEVTLDEHPRSDSGFLGIQPYQGTSGVAVSDIGVQLYPADEYLGLLGGDGDTRFGPITDTFLGKVGLAILLPVMGVSGALPFNFAGFTGGIQNFYEAQGLLGAFGDGTVFLLANLLFWTGWINLQLGFFNCIPAFPLDGGHILRTSTEAIISRLPIEATRGMVRVVTTTVGVTMLVSFLLLLFGPQLVSG, from the coding sequence ATGGATCACGGTTCCCTCGGTTTCGTCTCGCCCCCTGCAATATACGGCTCCGAACTCCTCACGTGGGCCCTGATCGGTCTCCTCTGCTACTGGGCCGCGATCGTCGGCCTGCGAAACGCGGGCCGGCTACCGGACTACGTCGGCACACAGGGACCGATCCTCACCCTCCATACCAAACGCGGTCGTGCCCTCCTCGACCGCCTCGCTCGCCCCAAACGGTTCTGGCGGGCGTGGTCGAACCTCGGCGTCGGCATCGCGCTGGTCGTGATGATCGGGATGTTCGTGTTCCTCCTGCAGGCGGCGATCACCGCGCTCTCGACGCCGGAGATGGCGACATCCGCCGTTCGACAGCCGCGTAACGTCCTCGTGATTCCCGGCGTCAACGACTTCCTGCCGCTGTCTGCCACGCCCGGGATCGTCTTCGGGCTGCTCGTCGGCCTCGTCGTCCACGAGGGCGGCCACGGGCTGCTCTGTCGCGTCGAGGACATCGATATCGACTCGATGGGGATCGCGATGCTTGCCGTCCTGCCGGTCGGCGCGTTCGTCGAGCCCGATCAGGAGAGCAGCAAGTCTGCCTCCCGCGGCGGCCAGACCCGGATGTTCGCCGCCGGCGTCACGAACAACTTCGCGATCACGCTGCTTGCCTTCGCCCTGCTTTTCGGCCCCGTCGTCGGCTCGATCGGCGTCGCCTCCGGGGCCGCCGTCGGCGGCGTCGCACCCGACTCCCCCGCCGACGACGCCGGGATCGAACCCAACGACCGCATCACGGCGATCAACGGCACCGCCGTCGAGACCAACGACGACCTCGCGGACCGTCTCGAGGCCACCAGCGGCGAACGGGTGGCCGTCGAACTCAACGGCGAGGAGACGGTGACCGTCGACCGATCCCTGCTCGTGACCGCGGCGATCGACGACGGCCCGACCGGCCTCTCGACCGGCGACGAGATCCGCGCCGTCGACGGGCAGACGGTCGCGACCGAACGCGGCTTCTTCGACGCCGTCGGCGAGAACGAGCGCGTGAACCTGACGATCGACCCCGCCGACGGCGGCGACCGAATCGAGCGTACGGTGGCCGTCGGAGCCGCCGTCTCGGTCGTCGAAGACGAACCCCTCGAGGCCGAGACCGGACCGACCGACGAGACGATGGTCATCACCCGGTTCGACGGCGAACGGGTCCACAGCTACGCGGAGTTGGCCGACCTGCTCGAGGACACCGAGCCCGGACAGGAGGTCGCGGTCGCGGGCTACATCGGTGACGAACGGGGAAGCTACGAGGTGACCCTCGACGAGCATCCGCGATCCGACAGCGGGTTCCTCGGCATTCAGCCGTACCAGGGAACGTCCGGCGTGGCGGTCAGCGACATCGGGGTCCAACTCTATCCCGCCGACGAGTACCTGGGGCTGCTCGGCGGCGATGGCGACACGCGGTTCGGACCGATTACCGACACGTTCCTCGGGAAAGTGGGGCTCGCAATCCTGCTGCCGGTGATGGGCGTCAGCGGCGCGCTGCCGTTCAACTTCGCCGGCTTCACCGGCGGGATTCAGAACTTCTACGAGGCACAGGGGCTCCTCGGCGCGTTCGGCGACGGGACCGTCTTCCTGCTGGCGAATCTGCTGTTCTGGACCGGCTGGATCAACCTCCAGCTTGGCTTTTTCAACTGCATTCCGGCGTTCCCGCTGGACGGTGGCCACATCCTCCGGACGAGTACCGAGGCGATCATCTCGCGGCTCCCGATCGAGGCGACCCGTGGGATGGTCCGGGTCGTGACGACGACGGTCGGCGTGACGATGCTCGTGAGCTTCCTCCTGTTGCTGTTCGGGCCGCAGTTGGTCTCGGGGTAG